In Elaeis guineensis isolate ETL-2024a chromosome 1, EG11, whole genome shotgun sequence, a genomic segment contains:
- the LOC105039943 gene encoding probable N-acetyltransferase HLS1-like, whose product MDLNHGRTHKKVVIREFIRERDWEVVEKLERNCEIGSRRGFSILTNTLGDPLCRIKLYPLHVMLVAELVGDGEVVGVVRGLMKCVGTGLETGKVWMSYILGLRVSPKHRRMGIGLKLIKSVEAWAERNGARYVFLATEENNAASINLFVLKCDYIKLSSLAILFQPVEACSKKNPSHDVRIEKLSVEKAISLYKDRLRGEKFFPADIDVILKEELSLGTWVSYFKEEHWDGLHCKQNDNEFLTKTPSSWAIISIWKTYEAYKLQIKGAPLVRCINTTLSHLRSKVLHCLRTNSSCELLSGPFGFLFLYGLHGEGERMGVLMKFLWCFAFSLAKDVKDCKAIVTEVSKCDPLYGHLSWGSSISCVNDVWFLKKLGSGAGNDNIDWTAAQLSHIFVDPRDF is encoded by the exons atGGATCTTAACCATGGTAGGACGCACAAGAAGGTGGTCATTAGGGAATTTATCAGGGAAAGGGACTGGGAGGTGGTAGAGAAGCTTGAGAGGAACTGTGAGATTGGGTCTAGAAGAGGTTTCTCCATCCTTACCAACACCCTAGGAGACCCCCTGTGTAGGATTAAGCTTTATCCTCTCCATGTAATGTTG GTTGCTGAGTTGGTGGGAGATGGAGAGGTTGTTGGAGTGGTAAGAGGCTTAATGAAGTGTGTAGGGACCGGCCTTGAGACGGGCAAAGTGTGGATGAGTTACATCCTTGGCCTTAGGGTCTCCCCTAAGCATAG GCGGATGGGAATTGGATTAAAGCTCATCAAATCAGTTGAAGCTTGGGCTGAAAGAAATGGAGCGCGATATGTTTTCTTGGCCACAGAGGAGAACAATGCTGCCTCGATAAATCTTTTCGTTCTTAAATGTGATTACATAAAATTAAGCTCTTTAGCAATATTGTTTCAACCAGTTGAAGCTTGTAGTAAGAAGAATCCATCCCATGATGTGAGGATAGAGAAGCTAAGTGTCGAGAAAGCTATTTCATTATATAAGGATCGGCTTCGAGGTGAGAAATTCTTTCCTGCTGACATTGATGTCATCCTTAAAGAAGAGCTCAGCCTGGGTACATGGGTGTCATATTTCAAGGAAGAGCATTGGGATGGCTTGCATTGCAAACAGAATGATAACGAGTTTCTTACCAAAACTCCAAGCTCCTGGGCCATCATTAGTATCTGGAAGACTTATGAAGCTTACAAACTTCAAATAAAAGGAGCACCTTTAGTTAGGTGTATCAATACTACCCTGAGCCATTTAAGATCCAAAGTCCTCCATTGCTTAAGAACGAACTCATCTTGTGAACTGCTCTCTGGGCCATTtggctttctcttcctctatgggCTTCATGGTGAAGGGgagaggatgggggttctcatgAAATTTCTGTGGTGCTTTGCTTTCAGTTTGGCCAAGGATGTGAAAGACTGCAAGGCTATTGTCACTGAGGTGAGTAAGTGCGACCCTCTATATGGGCATTTATCATGGGGATCCTCCATATCATGCGTCAATGATGTTTGGTTTTTGAAGAAGTTGGGCAGTGGTGCAGGAAATGACAATATCGATTGGACTGCTGCACAACTATCACATATTTTTGTTGATCCAAGAGATTTCTGA